CGCAGCGGCACTGGCAGCCGGGCTTGCCGGGAGCGCCTGCACCGCGACACGGACCCCGACGGCGGTCATCACGATCGCACCCGTCCAGGCACCGACGCAGCGGCCCTCCGCGACGCCGAGCCCGACGCCGAAGCCCCAGGCGAAGACCACGCCGAGCGGCGACGGCAGCGTCGACTTCCTCGGCCGCTTCACCGACACGGGCGACCCGAACGGCACGCCGGTCCAGTTCACGATCCGCTACCTCAACGCGCTGCGCGCCGGGAAGTGGACCGCCGCGGTCCGCGAGATGGCGGCCGTCGAACGCGGCTACATCAGGGTCAAGGACAACGCGGTCGCCGTCGGCCGCGACGTCCTCATCCACAGCTCCGGCGGGCACCGCAGCCTGCCGCTCTGCACCTCCGGCGTGAGCGCCGGGCGGGACGCCGTCGTCATCCGGTGCGGCGACCTGCGGGTCATGGTGCACGTCGAGACGTGGCGCGGCTTCCGCGGCGTCAAGGTTGACGAGGTGTTCGTGCCGAGCGACCACTACGGGCACCCGCACACGCACGCCTACACGGCGTTGCTGTCATGAGGACGTACTTCCCGGCCGAGCCGGCGCGGCGCGCACTGCGCCGGCTCGTGGCCGAGACCGACGACAGCATCTGCGCCATCGCCGCGAACATCGGCGTCGACCCGTGCACCTTGCACCGGCTCTTCATGCGCGACCGTCTCCGCTGGGACGCGGCAGACCACATCGCGGTCGCGCTCGGCTACCACCCCTGCCAGCTCTGGCCCGAATGGTTCGACGACATCGAGGAGACGCCATGACGATCGACGGACCTGCCCGACGTCCTCACGATCGAGGAGGCGGCACGCTTCCTGCGGATCAGCCGCGGCCTTGCCTACGCCGGGGCGCGACGTGGTGATCTGCCCACCGTGCGGGTCGGCCGGCGACTGCTCGTCCCGCGTGGACGGCTTCTCGTCTGGCTGAACGCCGCGCGCTCCGATGGTGACTGATGTGCTGGCGGTTCCCTCATTGCAGGCGGGGCTGCCCGGCCACCTCTTGGCTCGTCAGGTGTGCCGCGTGCGAACTGGCCCGCGCCGTTCGCGCACCCTGCCTTCGGGAGTGATCACGTAGTCCGGTGGCCGCCAGGCGAGCGTCCCCTCGGCGTCGATGAGGAGCGTGCCCTTGTTGAGCGTGACGGTCCATCCTCCGTCGCGCTGCGGCGCCGCGAGGACACGAAGGTCCCAGTGGCAGCAGCTGAGGTCATGACCCGCTTCGACGGCGCGGTCGTGGTCGAACGGGGCCGGGTGCGTGTAGCCGATGATCCGAGCGACGAGGTCGACGCAGTAGTCCCCGGCGCTCGGCACCAGGTGCTTCACCGCGTCCAGCCGTTCGCGCAGATCGGCGGGCGAACCGCGCCGGTCGGTGAGACCGCCGAGCGCCTCGGAACGGAGGAAGTGCGGCACGATCAGGCTGGCGATGTACGACGATTGCGCGAGCCCCTCGCCGGCGAGCTGCAGCAGCACGGGGAGGTTCGTCCACGAGGGAACGACGAGTTCTTCGTCTTCCGGCATGAAGCAGACGTCGGAGTCCGACGCCCATTCGCGCAGCACCTCCGGGTCTTCGGTGCCTTCGAGCGGCAGTTCTCGCACTCCTTGATGGAAGCACAGCACGCAGACGTCGAGTAGTACGGTCGCGCGGACCCCGACCCGTCACGACGCCGTGCACCTCGGCCACACGGCGGCATCCGCCACAACCCCCGTAGCGGGCGGTCCGCCGACGCGGCACCATCCCGCCATGAGGAGACGTACCGCTTCATTCGTCGTCGCCCTGTGCGCCGCCGCAGCGCTCTCCGGCTGCTCGGACGGCGCCAAACCATCGTTGGACGCGCGACCCGAGATCAGCATGCAGTTCCGTTACCTCGAGTCCACGGACCCGAAGTCGCCGAACTGCCTCAAGACGCGTTCGCAGAACCCGGACGCCAACGAGCAGGCGATCGTGACGGACTCGACCCATTGCATGCTCGTCGGCCCGGCGAAGTGGACGATCCGGCACGTGCTCGACGCCGACGTCGACGTGAAGGAGTCCAAGGCCGGCCGCATCGTGATCAAGGTCCTTCCGATGTCACAGCCCGACCTCGACGCCGTGCGCAAGCTAGCCGACGACGCCGACGGTAAGGACATCGCCGTCCTCTTCCAGGGCCGGCTGTACGGACCCATGCCCGCGGGCGAGCTCACCCGCGACCGGGAGATCAGGGTTACGACCGACCTCGCCGAGCCGCTCGCGCGGTACGTCGCAAAGTTGATGTCCGCGTCGGTGGTGTAGCCGAACCACGGGCAGCGCTCGACGGCTGCTCAGGCCACCTCGGCTTACGCGACTCCGCCCAGCGCCGGTGGCGCCAGCGCCTCCCGGAGCGCGGCGCCGAAGCGGTCCCGGATGGCGTCGAGGCGGCCCGGCACGAGGTGGCCATAGAGGTCGACGGTGTGCGCGATCTGGCTGTGGCCGGGGATCTCCTTGAGTTCGGAGAGCTTCGCGTCGGAGAACGTCAGCAGCAGCGATGCCGCCGTGTGGCGAAGGTCGTGGAACCGGAGCTCGGGCAGACCGACGGCTTCCCGTACCGGGTGCCAGACGCGGTACACCGCGCTGCGGTCGAGCATCGCGCCGGTCTCCGTCGTGAAGATCAGCCAGCGGTCGGCCGGCAGTCGGTCGAGGTGCGCGGTCAGCAGCTCGGCGAGCGGCTCGACGATCGGGACGTCGCGGATGCCGGCCTCGCTCTTCGGCTCCTCACGGACGAGGCGTGGCTTCCGGCGCGCGACCTCGGACAGGGTCGCGGTGACGTGCAGGACGCGGTGCTCCAGGTCGAGGTCGTCGCGGGAGAGCGCGAGCAGCTCGCCGAGCCGCAGGCCGGTGAAGATCGCGGTCGCGAAGAGCGCGCGCCACTCCTCGGGCGCCGCCGTGACGAGCGCCCACGCCTGCTTGAACGTGAGCACCCTCGGTCGGCGCTTCTGCTGGCGCGGGACGCGTAGCCCGGTCGTCGGCAGGTAGGGCAGGTGGCCGTCGGACTGCGCGGTCTTGAGGATGCTCTTGAGGACCGCGACGTGGTCGCGCACCGTGTTGTTCGCGAGGCCGAGCTGGAGCTGCTGCGCGTACCACTCGCGGACGAGTGCTGGCGTGATCTTCACGAGCCGGTACCGGCCGAAGAACGGCACGAGGTGCGCGTGCAGGGTCGAGCGGTAGCCGCGGCGGGTCTGCGACTTGAGCTGGTAGGTCTCGATCCAGTGCGCGGCGTACTCGGCGAACGTCGTCTTGCTGCCCGCGACGAACGTGCCCGAGTTGAGCTCGGCGTCGATCTTCGCCTTGTACGCGATCGCCTCGTCGATGGTGTCGCCGGCCTTGCGGCGGAACGTCTTGCCGGTCGCGTCGCGCCAGTCGTAGACGAACGCGTTCCCGCGCGGGCGGATGCCCGGCGGCAGGCTCCTGGGTCGTGCCATGTGCTCCTCCTCGACGCCGTTGGGCGCCGCACTGCGACGTACAGGAGGAGAGGGTGCGCTGCACCTGTTGCAGGTCTTGCCAGCATTTGCCAGCAATCTGCCAGCATCGGCCGTCGGCCCGGTCTGGGAGAGCGGCCGACGACCCCGCTGACCTGCGGGAACGAGAGCCGACGCCCGGACTCGAACCGGGAACCTGCCGATTACAAGTCGGCTGCGCTGGCCAGTTGCGCCACGCCGGCGAGGTGCGGTTCGAGCGTAGCCGCTACGACTGCACGCCGATCGTGAGCACGAGCACGTTGGCGGAGATGTGCGAGGGCGCGTCGAGGCCGGCGAGGCGGGTGACGTCGAGGATGCCGGCGTAGTTGCCGCGCGGCACGAGCGAGGCGGCGTACGTCCACGCGTCGGCGGCGGGCACGCGCGCGTCCACCTGGAACGTGGTGGCGCAGTCGGCGTCCTTGGTGACGCAGGCGTCGAGGCGTTCGACGGCGGTGAGGGAGTCGGACGAGGCGGCGCCGGCGGCGACGACGAGGGCGCGGCTGGTGAGCTTGAGCAGGGTGCGGTGCGCGGTGCCGGTGGAGCCGGCGGCGACGTCGAAGTCGGCGCGGCGCACGGAGAGGGGGGCGCGGCCGGTGGGGACGTGGCCGCGGTAGCCCTGGCCGGCGATCGGGATGAACACCTCGGCGGGGCCGTCGGCGAGGAGGAACGCGCGGTACCGGCCGGCGGCGACGTCCCAGCTCTCACCGAGGCGCATGAGGGTGCCGTCGCCGGTGGCGCCGACGCGCGGCATGACGAGCGCGCCGACGGTGTCGCGGTTGGCCGGGGCGGGCGAGAGGAAGAAGCCGGCGAACGACCCGTGG
This genomic window from Mycobacteriales bacterium contains:
- a CDS encoding helix-turn-helix domain-containing protein, with amino-acid sequence MEEAARFLRISRGLAYAGARRGDLPTVRVGRRLLVPRGRLLVWLNAARSDGD
- a CDS encoding site-specific integrase, translating into MARPRSLPPGIRPRGNAFVYDWRDATGKTFRRKAGDTIDEAIAYKAKIDAELNSGTFVAGSKTTFAEYAAHWIETYQLKSQTRRGYRSTLHAHLVPFFGRYRLVKITPALVREWYAQQLQLGLANNTVRDHVAVLKSILKTAQSDGHLPYLPTTGLRVPRQQKRRPRVLTFKQAWALVTAAPEEWRALFATAIFTGLRLGELLALSRDDLDLEHRVLHVTATLSEVARRKPRLVREEPKSEAGIRDVPIVEPLAELLTAHLDRLPADRWLIFTTETGAMLDRSAVYRVWHPVREAVGLPELRFHDLRHTAASLLLTFSDAKLSELKEIPGHSQIAHTVDLYGHLVPGRLDAIRDRFGAALREALAPPALGGVA